One Drosophila teissieri strain GT53w chromosome X, Prin_Dtei_1.1, whole genome shotgun sequence genomic window, TGTATATGCGGGGAGACATCGAATGGAAAGAGACAGAGGAAGGCAGTCGGAAAATCGAGGAAGACAGGAAGATGGGAAGAAAATAGAAAGAGTTTCGTTAGTAATCAACTATATGATGGCATTAATCACTTGTCAGCTCAACTGCAGACTACAGAATCTAGCGAGTGTCCTATAAATCTACTCAATCAGGAACCAGCTATCCATATGCTCACAACACATTCACACATCAATCAAATCCCCTGCGATTCATTCAATAAATGCACCCCCAAGCTAAGTTCACAAACGAACAATGGTTCTGCAGGCAAGccaattcatttatttcacATCTACTCCAGGGATCCAGCTCCAAACGACTGGAAGAATCGCTCTACCGGATGGGAAATGTGCACCATCCAGTGGGTCAGCCGTCAAAAGGAGTCGTGTCCACTGGGCGATGGACTGGGGCTTTCGCATGCCTGCGCGCATGATGGACAGGCGGCCAGTAGCGCTTGTGGCGATTGAGGTGAATGGAGAACAGCGACTTCTTCAGCAGCACCAGATTGAGTTGGCACTGGGCCCGCTCCCGTTCCCTGACCACGTAGCTATCCGACCTCTTCGCGCTACTGCTGCTGGGCTCCGACTTGGGTCGCTTGTGCTGCTCCCGAGCCGCCACCGCCAGCAAGTCCCTTTCGCTGTTCGACTGGCCGTTGCAGCGAGGATTGCGGTAGATGAGAATGGTGGTCAcagttgccgccgccgcttcCGCTTCCTGACTACCAGATGCTCCGGAATCTTCCAAGCTGCGCGACACCACCGACAAGCCATTCTTCAGTTGATGCAGCAGCTGCGACTGGCCaagcggctgcggctgcggcaaGGTGCCTTCATCCAGCTTGATCTTAATGACGGGTTCCACGCTCTCCACACGGTCCACCAGTCGGCGCAATAGGTCGGCAATCTCCTTGAGGTCGCTACTCGAAGTGCTCGTCAATTCGGGCACCAGTCTCTGGCGTATCAGCCGCTCCATCTTCTGCAGCGCCTTGGAGTGAACGCTGTAGAAGCCCTGCATGGCCTCCGCCACCTTCACATTGATCTCCTGCTGCACTGCGTCCCAATTTGCTGGGTCTAGAGCGGGCATATCTATGTCCTTGGTTTCGAGtactgttgctgttttctCATTACTAATGTCGTCGTCGCCggcatttgtatttgtatttgtatccATTATACAAACTCAAAATTTTACCAATCTACCATCTAccgtacaaaaaaaaaagggttacAAAAATTTCCAATTGTACAAAAcgaattttttatatttttctttggaGCTGTGCTTTCCTCGAAACGTAAAAATGAAGTGACTGAATGCTAGACGAAACAACGTTAGGTGACGAAAGCAAAGACAGGCGCCTACTACTTTCCGAATTTCGTTACATTCCAAACTTGgctaagaaaatataattccATATAAGAAAGTtggaaaataatgaaacatTTGAAGGATATGGGAAAATCGAAACCGAAAGATATTAAATAGCATTCCATCTTTCTTAAGAGCTGCTTATTAAACAAATAGAAACCATTTTGAGTGCTTCTCGCATATTTTCTACCCCAAAAAGAATCAActcttgaatatttttttttgcgtgtATAATCTTACCTTTGCAACTGTCTACACAAAAACCATCTCCCTCAACGCACTTAACCCACAACTGCCACACACTTAACCCACAACTGCCACACACTTtccatgcacacacacacacacacacacacacacattatcATATTATTGTTGCTTGACATTTTGGAAAAGAAGAGCGGTTTGTTCTTGGTTGTTACCAACATTAATCGACTTACTCTGCGCCAATAAAGACGCGGCCATATTGAAATTAGCAGCAGAGGCTGAAGTGGACGCCGCCGCCGATCCGCCAAAGAAATTGCCAATGGGATTGGGCATGCCGCCGCCTGCTGGTGAGTTCCTCACCGAATTGGCGGCCGTGgacggcggcggaggcggtgggGCGTTGCTGCCCTTGGCGGCCACGTAGGCGGCCAGATTCATCAGTTCGTTGGTGCTCAGGCTGTTCAGATAGCTGCTGGTGGAGCCGATGGAGCCAAtggagccaccaccaccaacctGGGACGAACCAGTCGTCATCCCAGCATTGCTCCCAGCGCTGCTCCTGGCCGCTGGACTGCCCATGGCTAATGGAGCACGAGATGTCCACCATGGGGGAATCGTAAATAaccacaaaaacaataacCGAAACGATACGAAACGAAAGGAAACGCAAAAACATTAACAGGAAATAAACCATACAAAATGGGATTGGGAAAAatgatattatatatttgatttggcGGCATATATAAATCGGGTTTAAATCAAGAAAAGCAATATATAGTGTGGAGAAATTGAGTGGAGAAATAGAGAGGAATAAAGAAAGAGAACAACACAAGCATCATTAATTATTGTGATCACAGCTAGTTCTATTCAGCCAGTGCTGCCAACTATTTAACTAtatactttaatatttttaatcacaGTGTACAACTTATAGGATCATAACATCAATTTATTCCCTAAGTTTTGATTTGTAAAGGTATtaatactttattaatttgttcATATCGAACTCAACATAATCTGTTTTTGGAATTTACTTAGCTCAACTTAAACTTTATAATAAAAGgagttttcaaatttatatagTTCATAGTTTATACTTTAAGTCGCATTTATTTGCAGTACATTTTTGTGTAAATTCGATTAATGAATTGGCAACACTGCTGTTAATATTATTAAGTTCTCCGCTTCTCgtctgtgtgtgctgtgtttctttttttttttgataatattttatttttttcaggTGATTAATTGCACTTACCCGTTATCGCGTTATTCAGTTTCTTTGGCATATTGTTTAAACTATTCTCTAGGGCTACTTTTCTCGCTACTATCGGTATCGCGGTGATCTTTCCGcccagtgccacgcccccaactGTTGGTGTACCGCCCACAGTGgttggtgttgctgccgctgctgctgctgttgttgttgttactatTTGTCGCACAacggtgttgttgttgatgttgatgctgttattgttgccgttgctgctgacaatgttgttgtttctgctgttgaCGCTGGTGataatgttgttgttattgttgttgatgcGCAACAACGATATTGGcttgattttattattgccTATAACGATTTTGGCCCCACTTATGGGTATGGGTGTACCGCCCTTggtcgccacgcccactccgctGCGGATATTCTGGGCGTACGTAACGGCTGTGTTCAGATCGCGACCACcacctaaaaataaaaaagaaatatatatgtaggaAATGAGCATGGAAAGTTTCAATAAGTAATCTGTTGTTATCTTTGAAATCATTTGTatgaattattaaacaaaattctAGTTTATGATGGTCACAGTGCAAGTGCGTCTGCCTTTGAATTTTGATGAGCTCTTGGGAATTACAAATATGCTAATTGAAATTCGTGAGAATAAGAGACACACAACACTATTAGCAACCAAACAAGAAATTATACAAATGAACCATTAAACGTCACAggaatttatacaaataaaccATTAAATTTCATAggaatttatacaaataaaccATTAAATTTCATAggaatttatacaaataaaccATTAAATGTCACAAGAATCTATACAAATAAACCACTAAACGTCACAGgaatttatacaaatacaccatTAAATGTCACTACTATTGAGTGTCGCCTTTTCGGATCTTGAATCACAAGTGCTGCTACCTTCTTCCACTCGGAAACACGTGATTAGAAACGGGGGCTTTCCCGCTTTTTGCGTGCAAATGAGCAAATGTGCGAATACCTAATGCAATTTGTGCACATTAGGCCCCCAAAAACCCGTTCAATGCGAATCGAAGACCTGCGAGATTCCAGCTCCGAGATTCCACCTCCCAGTCCCAGATTCCCCAGATGAGCTGCACAAATTGCAGACAtacccaaaccaaaccaaagcaTACGCACCACCCCTCATTTAAGGTAAATATCTAATTAATGAGCAAGCATAGCAGGCACATAAGGTGCAGCTAAGTATGTGATACTGGCCCATGTCAGTATGTGCCACAcgaaggggggggggggggggggggggtggtGGGAAAGGTCAGTTGGCCGATACATAATCATAATTATATGTGCACTCCAGCGCACATGGACAGTTGCAAATGGAGATGGACACTCGTCTATATACTGGCTGCATCCAAATGCGTTAATGCCCGTGCTTCCCGCCACCACCGCtagatggagctggagatggagaagaAGATGCAGATGGACGCGGCGGTCAAGATGATGGCAACAAATCGAATTCCGTGCGCCACGGTGCACCACAAATCCCGAAAGGCTCTTGGGATTTCAGGCATCAGACACGCGAATCAACAAATAACCAAACCAAAGACACAACACAACAAGAAGAGGAATTTTCAAGTCATGTACAAGGTACATAATATAATTATGTGTTCAAGATTAGCGAAACTGCAGCACAGCAGTCGAGGTGCATATAAACATAATTCAAATTTTTCGTACATAAATTAGTCTACTATTGAGACATAGAAATAGCAATGGCTTGACCCAAACGATAGACAAATCAAGCGACACGTTGCAAATGCTTTTCCCAAATGCCATTTGCTATTCAATTATTTAACGAGTACTTGGTATTCTCACAGTAGGCACACACCTGTCAGGGAACTCGTCCCCTTTTCACACGAAAAAAACTTCAAGTTGCACAAGAGAACGATATGGCTTGCTTAATAATTGACTATATTAGCTTATTCGTTCAGTTGTTGTTTGCGAGTGAAGGACTTCATAACTGGCCCTTCGATGCCCGGAGTTCAATAATTTACCGCGGGATGTCCAGTCGACAGTTAATGACGCACGGCACCACTGGCTCCTcccgaatatatatatatatatatatatagatctacatatatatatggccaTATAATCGGGCTTGTATGGCAGAGTGTGAGCCACCGTGGCGGATATACGTCGGGATGTACGACGGGCACATATGTGCGCATTTATAATTCCCATATAGGCCGTTGTATATACAAACATAtcgtgtatatatgtatgcgcCGATATCTAGCAGATCTGAGGCAAACAGAGCGCAAGGCTTGGCAGGACATCGCAGGACATCGTTGGATGTATCCTTCGATGTATCCTGACTTCTGGACAGGTGTGCATATGGGTTCTGGGCTCAGATGGAGGGGGCGCCTGGGtaatttcattaatgtttCACTGACTAATGCGAGTGGCCTCTTAATTAACGTTGGTTAGATAGCAAATCAATTGCATGGGTGCGCCTCAATGCGATGGGCTTGTCCGGGGGATTTCTCCACCCAATTGGTATAACTCATTTGGAAACATCCTTCAATTTAACAAGATATTCTCAAAAGAAATCAGAAAGTAATTGTCATACTTGTTGATTTTCTGTAAAAAAGATGCCTTTGGAACTAACTGTTAGTTTGCATTTCATAGCCAGTGATATTTGAAGCTACATGGCTATATGAGCTAtagaacatttttgaaataagCCGCACATTTCTGCAGCATTTCAGCCAGATTAGCAAGAATGTCATAGCAATTTCATAAACTAAAGGGATAAAATACTGGCACAGTTGATTGAAATACCTACAGAATGAGTTACT contains:
- the LOC122623612 gene encoding uncharacterized protein LOC122623612 — translated: MDTNTNTNAGDDDISNEKTATVLETKDIDMPALDPANWDAVQQEINVKVAEAMQGFYSVHSKALQKMERLIRQRLVPELTSTSSSDLKEIADLLRRLVDRVESVEPVIKIKLDEGTLPQPQPLGQSQLLHQLKNGLSVVSRSLEDSGASGSQEAEAAAATVTTILIYRNPRCNGQSNSERDLLAVAAREQHKRPKSEPSSSSAKRSDSYVVRERERAQCQLNLVLLKKSLFSIHLNRHKRYWPPVHHARRHAKAPVHRPVDTTPFDG